In a single window of the Candidatus Zixiibacteriota bacterium genome:
- a CDS encoding radical SAM protein, which translates to MAELSDCSICPRDCHADRNSPQLGFCQSGVGFSVASIFPHRGEEPVLSGPRGICNIFFNRCNMQCVYCQNYEISRNRESPEQELSDLSDILARVESVLDGGINLVGFVSPSHFIPQMKVLIRALNYIRPGLRYVFNNGGYDRVETIRELEGSIAVYLPDLKYMDESLARRYSRAPRYPQIAAAALKEMFRQKGSNFWLDDNGVAESGL; encoded by the coding sequence TTGGCCGAACTTTCCGACTGCTCCATCTGCCCGCGCGATTGCCATGCCGACCGCAACTCGCCCCAACTCGGTTTCTGCCAAAGCGGCGTCGGTTTTTCCGTCGCTTCGATCTTCCCACACCGCGGCGAGGAACCCGTACTTTCCGGCCCACGCGGTATCTGCAACATCTTCTTCAATCGCTGCAACATGCAGTGCGTCTATTGCCAGAACTACGAAATCAGCCGCAATCGCGAGTCCCCCGAGCAGGAACTATCCGACCTGTCCGACATTCTCGCTCGCGTTGAATCCGTCCTCGATGGCGGCATCAACCTGGTCGGCTTCGTCTCGCCTTCGCATTTCATCCCGCAGATGAAAGTGCTCATCCGCGCCCTCAACTACATTCGCCCCGGCTTGCGCTACGTCTTCAACAACGGCGGCTACGATCGCGTCGAAACGATTCGCGAACTCGAGGGCTCCATCGCTGTCTACCTGCCCGACCTCAAGTATATGGATGAATCCCTCGCCCGCCGCTACTCCCGGGCGCCGCGCTATCCGCAGATCGCCGCTGCCGCTCTCAAGGAGATGTTCCGTCAGAAGGGAAGTAACTTTTGGCTCGACGACAATGGTGTCGCCGAGTCGGGACT